From a single Parambassis ranga chromosome 2, fParRan2.1, whole genome shotgun sequence genomic region:
- the LOC114431971 gene encoding CLIP-associating protein 1-A-like isoform X6 gives MEEEEEVSMEYLLEQVLHKDLGKRLQVGQEIMELILDQEKSPELEQDQTGLDRMVDAVASSWVNSSNFKVVLLGMDILSALVSRLQDRFRTQVGTVLPSLIDRLGDAKDQVRDQDQALLLKIMDQAANPQFVWERMMGGFKHKNNRTREGLCLCLISTLNVFGSQSLTLSKIVPHICNLLGDPTSQVRDGAMNCLVEIYRHVGERVRIDLGKKGLPQSRLNVIFSKFDEVQRSGNMVLSPLSDKNFEDDDSVDGGRSSSSSKAASLSGRKAVSMGSFRRPASAKSAGRDGSGAGAVDEEDFIQAFEDVPTVQIYSNREVEEAMTKVRDVLSDDKRDWELRVAALKKVRSLLLAGAAEFDGFPQQLRLMEAAFKLSAKDLRSQVVREACITLGHLSSVLGSRFDHAAEAIMPTLLNLVPNSAKVMATSGVAAIRLILRRTHYPRLIPIITSNCTSKSVAVRRRCYEFLDLLLQEWQTSSLERHGAVLMETIKKGIHDADAEARSVARKCYWSFHGHFSREAEQLYQGLESSYQKALQAHLRSGDSLMSLPASDRSSSSSQESLNRPLSVKTTVGSSSARSKAGHASRTPAAASSPSSLQRSRSDVDVNAAATATARTRMPAVPSAVQASPFSSASALPPGSYASLGRVRTRRTSAGNGPSVTDSRGRSRGKVVSQSQPGSRSGSPGRLLSSTYGRIPRPTMGGAAAATTASGASAGPSDKSRPRGHRSQGCSRETSPSRSGSDRLSHQARISASVNAMRILNTGTEVEAAVADALLLGDSRSKRRPVRRRFESPGMYSDDDANSDASSACSERSYSSRNGGVAPHYMRQTEDVAEVLNHCASSNWSERKEGLLGLQNLLKSQRTLSRVELKRLCEIFTRMFADPHSKRVFSMFLETLVDFIILHRDDLQDWLFVLLTQLLKKMGADLLGSVQAKVQKALDVTRESFPFEQQFNILMRFIVDQTQTPNLKVKVAILRYIEALARQMDPADFVNSSETRLAVSRIITWTTEPKSSDVRKTLHNWAGEDFSGRPSTVASLPGEGNLEERCKQAAQVVLIALFELNTPEFTMLLGALPKTFQDGTTKLLHNHLRNASANSGISMVSPSNPAGRTPPRQPSSRSSPLTSPTNCSHGGLSPSMLEYDSENLNSEEIYSSLRGVTEAIQNFSFRSQEDLMDPLRRDGKRDGVPGGGASPDCGDVVEGGRTALDNKTSLLNTPSPRSFAGPRFREYNPYNYTDSIGTLDKAALKEALYEDAVEQLRDGRRQECVENKILNPKGFPAGPAEQLELVGELLKELSQGQAGERGPEERRGTLLELLKVAREDSLVVWEEHFKTMLLLLLETLGDKDHTIRALALRVLKEVLRNQPARFKNYAELTIMKTLEAHKDSHKEVVRAAEEAASTLAGSIHPEQCIKVLCPIVQTADYPINLAAIKMQTRAIERITKEPLHQLLPDIIPGLLQGYDNTESSVRKASVFCLVAIYSVIGEELKPYLAQLTGSKMKLLNLYIKRAQTSTSNSSSSSDISSY, from the exons atggaggaggaggaggaggtgagcatGGAGTACCTGCTGGAGCAGGTGCTGCACAAGGACCTGGGGAAGAGGCTCCAGGTGGGCCAGGAGATCATGGAGCTCATCCTGGACCAGGAGAAGTCTCCAGAGCTGGAGCAGGACCAGACCGGGCTGGACAGGATGGTGGACGCTGTGGCCAGCTCCTGGGTCAACTCCAGCAACTTCAAG gtggttTTACTTGGGATGGATATTCTGTCAGCTCTGGTCAGCAGGCTGCAGGACAGGTTCAGGACACAGGTTGGAACAG TTCTGCCGAGCCTGATCGATCGACTGGGGGACGCCAAAGACCAAGTTCGAGACCAGGACCAAGCGCTCTTACTGAAGATCATGGACCAAGCTGCTAACCCACAG TTTGTGTGGGAGCGAATGATGGGAGGCTTCAAACACAAGAACAACAGGACCAGAGAAGGACTGTGCCTGTGTCTCATCTCAACTCTAAATGT GTTTGGATCCCAGAGTCTGACGCTCAGTAAAATCGTTCCTCACATCTGTAACCTCCTCGGAGATCCCACCAGTCAG GTGCGTGATGGAGCCATGAACTGCCTGGTGGAGATCTACCGCCATGTTGGAGAGCGAGTGCGAATCGACCTGGGAAAGAAGGGTCTGCCTCAGTCACG GCTGAACGTCATCTTCAGTAAGTTTGACGAAGTTCAGAGGTCGGGGAACATggtgctgtcacctctgtcag acAAGAACTTTGAGGACGATGACTCGGTGGACGGCGGCcgctcctcctcttcgtccaaAGCTGCCTCGCTGTCCGGGAGGAAGGCAGTGAGCATGGGTTCGTTCCGACGCCCCGCCTCCGCCAAGTCTGCAG GGAGGGACGGGTCTGGTGCCGGAGCTGTGGATGAGGAGGACTTCATCCAAGCATTCGAGGATGTTCCCACGGTGCAG atCTACTCtaacagagaggtggaggaggccatGACGAAGGTTCGAGACGTGCTGTCAGACGACAAGCGGGACTGGGAGCTCAGAGTGGCAGCT ctgaagaaGGTGCGATCGCTGCTGCTGGCTGGCGCAGCTGAGTTCGACGGCTTTCCGCAGCAGCTGCGGCTCATGGAGGCGGCGTTCAAACTGTCCGCCAAGGACCTCCGGTCTCAGGTGGTGAGAGAGGCTTGCATCACTCTGGG CCACTTGTCATCGGTCCTCGGCAGCCGCTTCGACCATGCAGCGGAGGCCATCATGCCAACTCTCCTCAACCTGGTCCCCAACAGTGCCAAAGTCATGGCCACCTCTGGCGTGGCCGCTATCCGCCTCATCCTCCGA CGCACACACTACCCTCGACTAATCCCCATCATCACCAGCAACTGTACCTCCAAATCTGTGGCGGTCAGAAG gcgCTGCTATGAGTTCTtggacctgctgctgcaggaatgGCAGACCAGCTCCCTGGAGAG acatGGGGCAGTGTTAATGGAGACTATAAAGAAAGGGATCCATGACGCAGACGCCGAAGCTCGctctgttgccaggaa atgttacTGGAGCTTCCACGGACACTTCAGCAGGGAGGCGGAGCAGCTCTACCAGGGGCTGGAGTCGTCCTATCAGAAGGCTCTGCAGGCTCACCTGAGGAGCGGAGACAGTCTGATGTCGCTGCCGGCCTCTGATCGCTCGTCCTCTTCATCTCAGGAGAGTCTGAA TCGACCCCTGTCAGTAAAGACCACCGTTGGAAGCAGCTCGGCCAGAT CCAAAGCCGGCCACGCCTCCCGCACacctgctgcagcctcctccccAAGTTCGCTCCAGCGGTCTCGCAGCGACGTGGACGTGAACGCCGCGGCCACCGCCACCGCCCGCACCAGGATGCCCGCTGTGCCGTCCGCCGTGCAGGCGTCGCCTTTCAGCTCGGCCTCGGCTCTGCCTCCCGGATCCTATGCTTCACTCG GTCGAGTGCGAACGAGGAGGACGAGTGCAGGAAACGGCCCGTCGGTGACAGACAGCCGGGGTCGGAGCCGAGGGAAAGTCGTCTCGCAGTCCCAAC CTGGCAGTCGTTCAGGGTCTCCCGGGCGCCTGCTGAGCTCCACCTACGGCAGGATCCCCAGGCCGACCATGGGCGGCGCCGCCGCCGCAACCACCGCCAGCGGTGCCTCCGCCGGCCCGTCCGACAAGAGCCGACCTCGAGGTCACCGCAGCCAGGGCTGCAGCCGCGAGACCAGCCCCAGCAGATCAGGCtcag ACCGACTGTCCCATCAGGCTCGGATCTCGGCCTCCGTCAACGCCATGAGGATCCTCAACACGGGCACGGAGGTGGAGGCGGCCGTGGCAGACGCTCTG CTCTTAGGAGACTCGAGGAGTAAG CGGAGGCCGGTGAGGCGGCGCTTTGAGTCGCCAGGCATGTACTCCGATGACGACGCCAACAGCGACGCCTCCAGCGCCTGCTCGGAGCGCTCGTACAGCTCCCGCAACGGCGGCGTGGCGCCTCACTACATGCGTCAGACGGAGGACGTGGCGGAGGTGCTGAACCACTGCGCCAGCTCCAACTGGTccgagaggaaggaggggcTGCTGGGACTGCAGAACCTGCTGAAGAGCCAGAGGACGCTCAG CCGGGTGGAGCTGAAGAGGCTCTGTGAGATCTTCACCAGGATGTTTGCAGACCCCCACAGCAAG AGA GTCTTCAGCATGTTCCTGGAGACTCTGGTGGACTTCATCATCCTGCACAGGGACGACCTGCAGGACTGGCTCTTTGTCCTGCTCACTCAGCTGCTGAAGAAGATGGGGGCCGACCTGCTGGGCTCCGTCCAGGCCAAAGTCCAGAAGGCCCTGGATGTCACAAG AGAATCCTTCCCGTTTGAGCAGCAGTTCAACATCCTGATGCGCTTCATCGTGGATCAGACGCAGACGCCCAACCTGAAGGTGAAAGTGGCCATCCTGCGCTACATCGAGGCTTTGGCTCGCCAGATGGATCCCGCCGACTTCGTTAACTCCAGCGAGACGCGCCTCGCAGTCTCTCGAATCATCACGTGGACCACCGAGCCCAAAAGCTCCGACGTCCGCAAG ACCCTTCATAACTGGGCAGGGGAGGATTTCTCAGGCCGACCCAGCACCGTGGCCTCTCTGCCCGGGGAGGGCAACCTGGAGGAGAGGTGCAAGCAG gcggcCCAGGTGGTGCTGATCGCCCTCTTTGAGCTGAACACACCAGAGTTCACCATGCTGCTGGGCGCTCTGCCTAAAACCTTCCAGGATGGCACCACCAAGCTGCTGCACAACCACCTGAGGAACGCCAGCGCCAACAGCGGCATCAGCATG gtGTCTCCCAGTAACCCGGCCGGTCGGACTCCGCCTCGCCAGcccagcagccgcagcagcccGCTGACCTCGCCCACCAACTGCTCCCACGGCGGCCTCTCTCCCAG CATGTTGGAGTACGACAGCGAGAACCTGAACTCTGAGGAGATCTACAGCTCTCTGCGCGGCGTCACTGAGGCCATCCAGAACTTCAGCTTCCGCAGCCAGGAGGACCTGATGGATCCGCTGAGACGGGACGGCAAGAGGGACGGCGTG CCTGGAGGCGGGGCGTCCCCGGACTGCGGGGACGTGGTGGAGGGTGGGCGCACGGCTCTGGATAACAAGACGTCTCTGCTGAACACTCCTTCGCCACGATCGTTTGCCGGGCCGCGGTTCAGAGAGTACAACCCGTACAACTACACGGACAGCATCGGCACGCTGGACAAGGCGGCGCTGAAGGAGGCGCTGTACGAGGACGCGGTGGAGCAGCTGAGAGACG GCCGCCGACAAGAGTGTGTTGAAAATAAGATCCTGAACCCCAAAGGTTTCCCCG CgggccctgcagagcagctggagctggtCGGGGAGCTGCTGAAGGAGCTCTCACAGGGCCAGGCGGGGGAGAGGGGCCCCGAGGAGCGTCGGGGGACCCTTCTGGAGCTGCTGAAGGTGGCCCGTGAGGACAGCCTGGTGGTGTGGGAGGAACACTTCAAGACCATGCTGTTGCTGCTCCTGGAGACGCTGGGAGACAAAGAC CACACGATCCGGGCCCTCGCTCTGCGAGTCCTCAAGGAGGTCCTGAGGAACCAGCCGGCCCGCTTCAAGAACTACGCTGAGCTCACCATCATGAAGACGCTGGAGGCCCACAAAGACTCGCACAAGGAG GTGGTGCGAGCAGCTGAGGAGGCGGCCTCCACGCTGGCGGGCTCCATCCACCCGGAGCAGTGCATCAAGGTGCTCTGTCCCATCGTGCAGACGGCCGACTACCCCATCAACCTGGCCGCCATCAAGATGCAGACGAGGGCCATCGAACGCATCACCAAGGAGCCGCTGCATCAGCTGCTGCCCGACATCATCCCCGGGCTCCTGCAG GGCTACGACAACACTGAGAGCAGCGTGAGGAAGGCCAGCGTCTTCTGCCTGGTGGCCATCTACTCTGTGATCGGGGAGGAGCTGAAGCCGTACCTGGCTCAGCTGACCGGCAGCAAG ATGAAGCTGCTCAACCTGTACATCAAGAGGGCTCAGACCTCcaccagcaacagcagcagctcctccgaCATCTCCTCCTACTGA
- the LOC114431971 gene encoding CLIP-associating protein 1-like isoform X8 — MEEEEEVSMEYLLEQVLHKDLGKRLQVGQEIMELILDQEKSPELEQDQTGLDRMVDAVASSWVNSSNFKVVLLGMDILSALVSRLQDRFRTQVGTVLPSLIDRLGDAKDQVRDQDQALLLKIMDQAANPQFVWERMMGGFKHKNNRTREGLCLCLISTLNVFGSQSLTLSKIVPHICNLLGDPTSQVRDGAMNCLVEIYRHVGERVRIDLGKKGLPQSRLNVIFSKFDEVQRSGNMVLSPLSDKNFEDDDSVDGGRSSSSSKAASLSGRKAVSMGSFRRPASAKSAGRDGSGAGAVDEEDFIQAFEDVPTVQIYSNREVEEAMTKVRDVLSDDKRDWELRVAALKKVRSLLLAGAAEFDGFPQQLRLMEAAFKLSAKDLRSQVVREACITLGHLSSVLGSRFDHAAEAIMPTLLNLVPNSAKVMATSGVAAIRLILRRTHYPRLIPIITSNCTSKSVAVRRRCYEFLDLLLQEWQTSSLERHGAVLMETIKKGIHDADAEARSVARKCYWSFHGHFSREAEQLYQGLESSYQKALQAHLRSGDSLMSLPASDRSSSSSQESLNRPLSVKTTVGSSSARSKAGHASRTPAAASSPSSLQRSRSDVDVNAAATATARTRMPAVPSAVQASPFSSASALPPGSYASLGRVRTRRTSAGNGPSVTDSRGRSRGKVVSQSQPGSRSGSPGRLLSSTYGRIPRPTMGGAAAATTASGASAGPSDKSRPRGHRSQGCSRETSPSRSGSARSRIPRPSMSQGCSRETSRESSRDTSPARGFSPLDRLSHQARISASVNAMRILNTGTEVEAAVADALRRPVRRRFESPGMYSDDDANSDASSACSERSYSSRNGGVAPHYMRQTEDVAEVLNHCASSNWSERKEGLLGLQNLLKSQRTLSRVELKRLCEIFTRMFADPHSKVFSMFLETLVDFIILHRDDLQDWLFVLLTQLLKKMGADLLGSVQAKVQKALDVTRESFPFEQQFNILMRFIVDQTQTPNLKVKVAILRYIEALARQMDPADFVNSSETRLAVSRIITWTTEPKSSDVRKAAQVVLIALFELNTPEFTMLLGALPKTFQDGTTKLLHNHLRNASANSGISMVSPSNPAGRTPPRQPSSRSSPLTSPTNCSHGGLSPSMLEYDSENLNSEEIYSSLRGVTEAIQNFSFRSQEDLMDPLRRDGKRDGVPGGGASPDCGDVVEGGRTALDNKTSLLNTPSPRSFAGPRFREYNPYNYTDSIGTLDKAALKEALYEDAVEQLRDGRRQECVENKILNPKGFPAGPAEQLELVGELLKELSQGQAGERGPEERRGTLLELLKVAREDSLVVWEEHFKTMLLLLLETLGDKDHTIRALALRVLKEVLRNQPARFKNYAELTIMKTLEAHKDSHKEVVRAAEEAASTLAGSIHPEQCIKVLCPIVQTADYPINLAAIKMQTRAIERITKEPLHQLLPDIIPGLLQGYDNTESSVRKASVFCLVAIYSVIGEELKPYLAQLTGSKMKLLNLYIKRAQTSTSNSSSSSDISSY; from the exons atggaggaggaggaggaggtgagcatGGAGTACCTGCTGGAGCAGGTGCTGCACAAGGACCTGGGGAAGAGGCTCCAGGTGGGCCAGGAGATCATGGAGCTCATCCTGGACCAGGAGAAGTCTCCAGAGCTGGAGCAGGACCAGACCGGGCTGGACAGGATGGTGGACGCTGTGGCCAGCTCCTGGGTCAACTCCAGCAACTTCAAG gtggttTTACTTGGGATGGATATTCTGTCAGCTCTGGTCAGCAGGCTGCAGGACAGGTTCAGGACACAGGTTGGAACAG TTCTGCCGAGCCTGATCGATCGACTGGGGGACGCCAAAGACCAAGTTCGAGACCAGGACCAAGCGCTCTTACTGAAGATCATGGACCAAGCTGCTAACCCACAG TTTGTGTGGGAGCGAATGATGGGAGGCTTCAAACACAAGAACAACAGGACCAGAGAAGGACTGTGCCTGTGTCTCATCTCAACTCTAAATGT GTTTGGATCCCAGAGTCTGACGCTCAGTAAAATCGTTCCTCACATCTGTAACCTCCTCGGAGATCCCACCAGTCAG GTGCGTGATGGAGCCATGAACTGCCTGGTGGAGATCTACCGCCATGTTGGAGAGCGAGTGCGAATCGACCTGGGAAAGAAGGGTCTGCCTCAGTCACG GCTGAACGTCATCTTCAGTAAGTTTGACGAAGTTCAGAGGTCGGGGAACATggtgctgtcacctctgtcag acAAGAACTTTGAGGACGATGACTCGGTGGACGGCGGCcgctcctcctcttcgtccaaAGCTGCCTCGCTGTCCGGGAGGAAGGCAGTGAGCATGGGTTCGTTCCGACGCCCCGCCTCCGCCAAGTCTGCAG GGAGGGACGGGTCTGGTGCCGGAGCTGTGGATGAGGAGGACTTCATCCAAGCATTCGAGGATGTTCCCACGGTGCAG atCTACTCtaacagagaggtggaggaggccatGACGAAGGTTCGAGACGTGCTGTCAGACGACAAGCGGGACTGGGAGCTCAGAGTGGCAGCT ctgaagaaGGTGCGATCGCTGCTGCTGGCTGGCGCAGCTGAGTTCGACGGCTTTCCGCAGCAGCTGCGGCTCATGGAGGCGGCGTTCAAACTGTCCGCCAAGGACCTCCGGTCTCAGGTGGTGAGAGAGGCTTGCATCACTCTGGG CCACTTGTCATCGGTCCTCGGCAGCCGCTTCGACCATGCAGCGGAGGCCATCATGCCAACTCTCCTCAACCTGGTCCCCAACAGTGCCAAAGTCATGGCCACCTCTGGCGTGGCCGCTATCCGCCTCATCCTCCGA CGCACACACTACCCTCGACTAATCCCCATCATCACCAGCAACTGTACCTCCAAATCTGTGGCGGTCAGAAG gcgCTGCTATGAGTTCTtggacctgctgctgcaggaatgGCAGACCAGCTCCCTGGAGAG acatGGGGCAGTGTTAATGGAGACTATAAAGAAAGGGATCCATGACGCAGACGCCGAAGCTCGctctgttgccaggaa atgttacTGGAGCTTCCACGGACACTTCAGCAGGGAGGCGGAGCAGCTCTACCAGGGGCTGGAGTCGTCCTATCAGAAGGCTCTGCAGGCTCACCTGAGGAGCGGAGACAGTCTGATGTCGCTGCCGGCCTCTGATCGCTCGTCCTCTTCATCTCAGGAGAGTCTGAA TCGACCCCTGTCAGTAAAGACCACCGTTGGAAGCAGCTCGGCCAGAT CCAAAGCCGGCCACGCCTCCCGCACacctgctgcagcctcctccccAAGTTCGCTCCAGCGGTCTCGCAGCGACGTGGACGTGAACGCCGCGGCCACCGCCACCGCCCGCACCAGGATGCCCGCTGTGCCGTCCGCCGTGCAGGCGTCGCCTTTCAGCTCGGCCTCGGCTCTGCCTCCCGGATCCTATGCTTCACTCG GTCGAGTGCGAACGAGGAGGACGAGTGCAGGAAACGGCCCGTCGGTGACAGACAGCCGGGGTCGGAGCCGAGGGAAAGTCGTCTCGCAGTCCCAAC CTGGCAGTCGTTCAGGGTCTCCCGGGCGCCTGCTGAGCTCCACCTACGGCAGGATCCCCAGGCCGACCATGGGCGGCGCCGCCGCCGCAACCACCGCCAGCGGTGCCTCCGCCGGCCCGTCCGACAAGAGCCGACCTCGAGGTCACCGCAGCCAGGGCTGCAGCCGCGAGACCAGCCCCAGCAGATCAGGCtcag CCCGGAGTCGAATCCCTCGACCCAGCATGAGTCAGGGCTGCAGCCGCGAAACCAGTCGCGAGAGCAGCCGTGACACCAGCCCTGCCAGGGGTTTCTCCCCCCTGG ACCGACTGTCCCATCAGGCTCGGATCTCGGCCTCCGTCAACGCCATGAGGATCCTCAACACGGGCACGGAGGTGGAGGCGGCCGTGGCAGACGCTCTG CGGAGGCCGGTGAGGCGGCGCTTTGAGTCGCCAGGCATGTACTCCGATGACGACGCCAACAGCGACGCCTCCAGCGCCTGCTCGGAGCGCTCGTACAGCTCCCGCAACGGCGGCGTGGCGCCTCACTACATGCGTCAGACGGAGGACGTGGCGGAGGTGCTGAACCACTGCGCCAGCTCCAACTGGTccgagaggaaggaggggcTGCTGGGACTGCAGAACCTGCTGAAGAGCCAGAGGACGCTCAG CCGGGTGGAGCTGAAGAGGCTCTGTGAGATCTTCACCAGGATGTTTGCAGACCCCCACAGCAAG GTCTTCAGCATGTTCCTGGAGACTCTGGTGGACTTCATCATCCTGCACAGGGACGACCTGCAGGACTGGCTCTTTGTCCTGCTCACTCAGCTGCTGAAGAAGATGGGGGCCGACCTGCTGGGCTCCGTCCAGGCCAAAGTCCAGAAGGCCCTGGATGTCACAAG AGAATCCTTCCCGTTTGAGCAGCAGTTCAACATCCTGATGCGCTTCATCGTGGATCAGACGCAGACGCCCAACCTGAAGGTGAAAGTGGCCATCCTGCGCTACATCGAGGCTTTGGCTCGCCAGATGGATCCCGCCGACTTCGTTAACTCCAGCGAGACGCGCCTCGCAGTCTCTCGAATCATCACGTGGACCACCGAGCCCAAAAGCTCCGACGTCCGCAAG gcggcCCAGGTGGTGCTGATCGCCCTCTTTGAGCTGAACACACCAGAGTTCACCATGCTGCTGGGCGCTCTGCCTAAAACCTTCCAGGATGGCACCACCAAGCTGCTGCACAACCACCTGAGGAACGCCAGCGCCAACAGCGGCATCAGCATG gtGTCTCCCAGTAACCCGGCCGGTCGGACTCCGCCTCGCCAGcccagcagccgcagcagcccGCTGACCTCGCCCACCAACTGCTCCCACGGCGGCCTCTCTCCCAG CATGTTGGAGTACGACAGCGAGAACCTGAACTCTGAGGAGATCTACAGCTCTCTGCGCGGCGTCACTGAGGCCATCCAGAACTTCAGCTTCCGCAGCCAGGAGGACCTGATGGATCCGCTGAGACGGGACGGCAAGAGGGACGGCGTG CCTGGAGGCGGGGCGTCCCCGGACTGCGGGGACGTGGTGGAGGGTGGGCGCACGGCTCTGGATAACAAGACGTCTCTGCTGAACACTCCTTCGCCACGATCGTTTGCCGGGCCGCGGTTCAGAGAGTACAACCCGTACAACTACACGGACAGCATCGGCACGCTGGACAAGGCGGCGCTGAAGGAGGCGCTGTACGAGGACGCGGTGGAGCAGCTGAGAGACG GCCGCCGACAAGAGTGTGTTGAAAATAAGATCCTGAACCCCAAAGGTTTCCCCG CgggccctgcagagcagctggagctggtCGGGGAGCTGCTGAAGGAGCTCTCACAGGGCCAGGCGGGGGAGAGGGGCCCCGAGGAGCGTCGGGGGACCCTTCTGGAGCTGCTGAAGGTGGCCCGTGAGGACAGCCTGGTGGTGTGGGAGGAACACTTCAAGACCATGCTGTTGCTGCTCCTGGAGACGCTGGGAGACAAAGAC CACACGATCCGGGCCCTCGCTCTGCGAGTCCTCAAGGAGGTCCTGAGGAACCAGCCGGCCCGCTTCAAGAACTACGCTGAGCTCACCATCATGAAGACGCTGGAGGCCCACAAAGACTCGCACAAGGAG GTGGTGCGAGCAGCTGAGGAGGCGGCCTCCACGCTGGCGGGCTCCATCCACCCGGAGCAGTGCATCAAGGTGCTCTGTCCCATCGTGCAGACGGCCGACTACCCCATCAACCTGGCCGCCATCAAGATGCAGACGAGGGCCATCGAACGCATCACCAAGGAGCCGCTGCATCAGCTGCTGCCCGACATCATCCCCGGGCTCCTGCAG GGCTACGACAACACTGAGAGCAGCGTGAGGAAGGCCAGCGTCTTCTGCCTGGTGGCCATCTACTCTGTGATCGGGGAGGAGCTGAAGCCGTACCTGGCTCAGCTGACCGGCAGCAAG ATGAAGCTGCTCAACCTGTACATCAAGAGGGCTCAGACCTCcaccagcaacagcagcagctcctccgaCATCTCCTCCTACTGA